From Brienomyrus brachyistius isolate T26 chromosome 18, BBRACH_0.4, whole genome shotgun sequence, one genomic window encodes:
- the LOC125713454 gene encoding myelin proteolipid protein-like isoform X1, producing MCVLLVCVVFVFMCFALPGCYDCCVRCLGGVPYVSLVATLLCFSGVALFCGCGHQALAGTETLIETYFSRNEADHATLFAFIEYFQYVIYGLAAFFFLYCILLLAEGFYSTSAVKQTFGEFRSTKCSRCLSTTFVVVTYILAVIWLIIFVCSALPVYFFYNMSYTCHTINILTETTTSLTQHAWVCIDARQYGLLPWYTVPGRLCGATLTSTCKTSEFFVTYDLYVAAFAGAGITLLALFVYIISTTYNFAVLRFLGRKGIRC from the exons ATGTGTGTGTTGCtagtgtgtgtggtgtttgtttttatgtgttttgctcTCCCAGGTTGTTACGATTGCTGTGTCCGCTGTCTCGGGGGTGTGCCGTATGTTTCCCTGGTAGCCACGCTGCTATGCTTTTCGGGCGTGGCACTATTCTGTGGCTGTGGGCACCAGGCCCTGGCAGGGACGGAAACGTTGATCGAGACTTACTTCAGCCGCAATGAAGCTGACCATGCCACCTTGTTTGCTTT TATTGAGTACTTCCAGTATGTCATCTACGGTCTGGCTGCATTCTTCTTCTTGTACTGCATCCTTCTGCTGGCGGAGGGCTTCTACAGCACCAGTGCAGTGAAGCAGACCTTCGGAGAGTTCAGAAGCACCAAATGCAGCCGTTGCCTCAGCACTACG TTTGTCGTCGTGACATACATACTGGCTGTTATCTGGCTGATTATCTTTGTCTGCTCAGCGCTGCCTGTCTACTTCTTTTACAACATGTCCTATACATGCCACACGATTAACATTCTCACTGAGACGACGACAAGCCTTACCCAGCATGCTTGGGTGTGCATTGATGCCAGGCAATATG GACTTCTGCCCTGGTATACAGTGCCTGGGAGGTTGTGTGGAGCGACTCTGACATCGACCTGTAAAACTAGTGAG TTCTTCGTGACATATGATTTATATGTAGCTGCATTTGCTGGAGCTGGGATCACTCTTCTAGCTCTG TTCGTGTACATCATCTCCACCACCTATAACTTTGCAGTGTTGAGGTTCCTGGGCAGGAAAGGCATACGGTGTTAG
- the LOC125713454 gene encoding myelin proteolipid protein-like isoform X3 — translation MGCYDCCVRCLGGVPYVSLVATLLCFSGVALFCGCGHQALAGTETLIETYFSRNEADHATLFAFIEYFQYVIYGLAAFFFLYCILLLAEGFYSTSAVKQTFGEFRSTKCSRCLSTTFVVVTYILAVIWLIIFVCSALPVYFFYNMSYTCHTINILTETTTSLTQHAWVCIDARQYGLLPWYTVPGRLCGATLTSTCKTSEFFVTYDLYVAAFAGAGITLLALFVYIISTTYNFAVLRFLGRKGIRC, via the exons ATGG GTTGTTACGATTGCTGTGTCCGCTGTCTCGGGGGTGTGCCGTATGTTTCCCTGGTAGCCACGCTGCTATGCTTTTCGGGCGTGGCACTATTCTGTGGCTGTGGGCACCAGGCCCTGGCAGGGACGGAAACGTTGATCGAGACTTACTTCAGCCGCAATGAAGCTGACCATGCCACCTTGTTTGCTTT TATTGAGTACTTCCAGTATGTCATCTACGGTCTGGCTGCATTCTTCTTCTTGTACTGCATCCTTCTGCTGGCGGAGGGCTTCTACAGCACCAGTGCAGTGAAGCAGACCTTCGGAGAGTTCAGAAGCACCAAATGCAGCCGTTGCCTCAGCACTACG TTTGTCGTCGTGACATACATACTGGCTGTTATCTGGCTGATTATCTTTGTCTGCTCAGCGCTGCCTGTCTACTTCTTTTACAACATGTCCTATACATGCCACACGATTAACATTCTCACTGAGACGACGACAAGCCTTACCCAGCATGCTTGGGTGTGCATTGATGCCAGGCAATATG GACTTCTGCCCTGGTATACAGTGCCTGGGAGGTTGTGTGGAGCGACTCTGACATCGACCTGTAAAACTAGTGAG TTCTTCGTGACATATGATTTATATGTAGCTGCATTTGCTGGAGCTGGGATCACTCTTCTAGCTCTG TTCGTGTACATCATCTCCACCACCTATAACTTTGCAGTGTTGAGGTTCCTGGGCAGGAAAGGCATACGGTGTTAG
- the LOC125713454 gene encoding myelin proteolipid protein-like isoform X2, whose translation MIPFRAPWLLGTLGCYDCCVRCLGGVPYVSLVATLLCFSGVALFCGCGHQALAGTETLIETYFSRNEADHATLFAFIEYFQYVIYGLAAFFFLYCILLLAEGFYSTSAVKQTFGEFRSTKCSRCLSTTFVVVTYILAVIWLIIFVCSALPVYFFYNMSYTCHTINILTETTTSLTQHAWVCIDARQYGLLPWYTVPGRLCGATLTSTCKTSEFFVTYDLYVAAFAGAGITLLALFVYIISTTYNFAVLRFLGRKGIRC comes from the exons ATGATTCCATTCAGAGCACCTTGGCTTCTCGGAACATTAG GTTGTTACGATTGCTGTGTCCGCTGTCTCGGGGGTGTGCCGTATGTTTCCCTGGTAGCCACGCTGCTATGCTTTTCGGGCGTGGCACTATTCTGTGGCTGTGGGCACCAGGCCCTGGCAGGGACGGAAACGTTGATCGAGACTTACTTCAGCCGCAATGAAGCTGACCATGCCACCTTGTTTGCTTT TATTGAGTACTTCCAGTATGTCATCTACGGTCTGGCTGCATTCTTCTTCTTGTACTGCATCCTTCTGCTGGCGGAGGGCTTCTACAGCACCAGTGCAGTGAAGCAGACCTTCGGAGAGTTCAGAAGCACCAAATGCAGCCGTTGCCTCAGCACTACG TTTGTCGTCGTGACATACATACTGGCTGTTATCTGGCTGATTATCTTTGTCTGCTCAGCGCTGCCTGTCTACTTCTTTTACAACATGTCCTATACATGCCACACGATTAACATTCTCACTGAGACGACGACAAGCCTTACCCAGCATGCTTGGGTGTGCATTGATGCCAGGCAATATG GACTTCTGCCCTGGTATACAGTGCCTGGGAGGTTGTGTGGAGCGACTCTGACATCGACCTGTAAAACTAGTGAG TTCTTCGTGACATATGATTTATATGTAGCTGCATTTGCTGGAGCTGGGATCACTCTTCTAGCTCTG TTCGTGTACATCATCTCCACCACCTATAACTTTGCAGTGTTGAGGTTCCTGGGCAGGAAAGGCATACGGTGTTAG
- the rhogc gene encoding ras homolog gene family, member Gc, whose translation MQTIKCVVVGDGAVGKTCLLISYTTNAFPEEYIPTVFDNYSAQMSVDGRTVSLNLWDTAGQEEYDRLRTLSYPQTNVFIICFSIGSPSSHANVRHKWHPEVSHHCPSVPILLVGTKRDLRGDAETVKKLKEQGLAPTTQQQGSALAKQIGAVKYMECSALLQEGVREVFAEAVRAVLYPVTKKNAKKCVLL comes from the coding sequence ATGCAGACAATTAAGTGTGTGGTTGTGGGTGACGGAGCTGTAGGCAAAACATGTCTGCTCATCTCCTACACAACAAATGCCTTCCCGGAAGAATACATTCCCACTGTGTTCGACAATTATAGTGCCCAAATGAGTGTTGATGGCCGCACAGTCAGTCTCAACCTGTGGGACACAGCGGGCCAGGAGGAATACGACCGTCTGCGCACGCTGTCCTACCCACAGACCAACGTGTTCATCATCTGCTTTTCAATCGGCAGCCCGTCTTCCCATGCCAACGTAAGGCATAAGTGGCACCCAGAGGTGTCGCACCACTGCCCCAGCGTGCCCATCCTGCTGGTCGGCACCAAGCGGGACCTGCGCGGAGACGCCGAGACagtgaagaagctgaaggagcaaGGCTTGGCTCCCACCACCCAGCAGCAGGGCAGTGCACTTGCCAAGCAGATCGGTGCCGTTAAGTACATGGAGTGTTCAGCGCTCTTGCAGGAGGGCGTACGGGAGGTGTTTGCTGAAGCTGTGCGTGCCGTGCTCTACCCTGTCACCAAGAAAAATGCCAAGAAATGCGTCCTCCTATAA